The Candidatus Binatia bacterium genome segment TTGCCGGGACTCGCACTGGCAGCGGGTATGGTCCTCGGTGCCAGAGTCGCGGTTTTTCTCGCGATCAAGAGTGGCAACGTCTTGTTGCACCGGATCGTACTGGTCCTGGTTTTGATCAGCTGCGGGGCGGCTTGGTTGAATTGACCCGCGGGGACCCCGGCTCCTGACCGGGTTCAGTCGAAAATTTGGCTGCTTTCGCCGATCGAGGGGTTGTCGCCGACATCATCAAGTCCTTCGCCCGCCGGAATACCAACCGAGCCGATCGACGGAGCGTCCCCCGCATCGGGAATATTCTCACCAGCGGGAATTCCGACGGAACCGATCGAGGGCGCATCGCCGGCATCGGGCTCGGCAATCACACCTGGGGCCGCGAGGGTCCCGTCGCGACCCATATCGCCGTCGAAGGTTCCGAATTCACCATCTTGTGCCCCAGCGAGCGGTGCCGTCAAAAAGCTTCCGGCGAACAGAACTGCTGCCAAAAGAGGAATCCAGCCAAGAAATCGAGTCTTCATCTATCCGGCATCTCACGCGCACCCGTCAGGAGCAAGCGTTGCCGACCACGCTCCCCACAAGGGTCCACCAGCTTTGTCGAAGATCGGCGTTGCTGTTAGAAATTATTGGTGCCTGTTGCTCAAAGTTGCCTGAAGCCTCTCCTGTTTTCGCGTCCCGTCGCTCTCGACCCCGGTCCTATGCTCCGGGCTCGGGATTTGCTGGGGAAGATTGCGCTTTCATCTTGTGCGCTATGCCTGAGCGGCCTTCTTCTCGCTCTGCCCGCCGGGGCGGAGGACTCGATCGCGGCGGATGTTGCCAGTCCTGCAACTGCTCCTGCCGTTCAACCTGCCGCTCAACCTGCCGCCAAACCTGCGGCTGGTTCCGCGGGAGATATGGCGGTTGCACCGCCTGCCGGCTCGCGGGTTGTTGTCGTCGAGGCGTTCAATACCGACCTCCTCGACCTTCTGCGAAATTCCGATTCGCTGGACCAGAAGGGGCGCAGCGCAGCGCTGCAACCTTCGCTGCAGGAAAACTTTGATCTCGGGTTCATGGCACAGAAAGTTCTGGGTCGTGGTTGGAAGCAGCTCACCCCCGAGCAACAGGCGATTTGGCGGGAGAGCTTTGCCGGGCTGATGACCGAGAACTACGCCGGGAGATTTGTCGGTTGGTCCGAGCAATCCTTTACCACCGTCGAGGAGTCCGAGGCGGGGCATGGAACTTTTCTGGTCCGAACCATATTGCACGTCCCCGGAGATGATGATGTCGCTCTGGACTATCGGCTTCGCGAAACTCCCGAGGGCTGGCGCGTGATCGACGTCTTCCTCAACGGCACTGTCAGTGAGCTGGCTTTGCGACGTGCGGAGTACTCCGGAGTTCTTAAAAGAGATGGTTTTGATGCGTTGATCGCGGCGGTTGACGGCAAACGCGATGAACTCGCGGCCTCCGCTCCCTAGCGGTGGTCTTCGCGGCGTGACCAGATAGCCGACTCACGATCCTGGCCGTAGGCGTTGCGCAGCGACGTGTAGTAATCGATCGAAGATTCCTCCAGAGCGCTCATGTTTCGTGCGTGACGTTCGCGCAAGGCGATGCCGTGCCCGGTGCCCTGAAAAGTCGTGTAGACGATATACTCGGTGGGGCCGAGGAGCCAGAAGGTTGGCCGCAGAAACAGATCAACGATCAGGCCGGTCGAATCCCGCAGGTTGTTCGGCCCCATCAGGGGGAGAACGACATATGGGCCCGATGGTACCCCGGCGAGAGCCATGGTCTGTCCGAAGTCCGAGTTATGACCGTCCATGTCGAAAATGACGCGCGCGGGATCGAAAAGTCCGGCGACTCCGATGGTTGTATTGACCAGGAATCGGGAGAATGTGATCGCAGCATCGTCCCATTCGCGTTGGAGAAGATCGTTGACAAAGGTTGCCGGCTCGCCGAGATTTTCGAAAAAATTCATCACGGACAGCTTCGCCTGCTTCGGGAGGCTCTGCCCGTAGACGTTCGTTACCGGTCGCAGAAACCAGGTGTCCATGCCCTTGTTGAGTTGATGCGTTCGGCGATTCACGGATTCCCATGGATCAGGGACGTCCTGGCTGCTGGTCGCATCTTCGGGCCAGTCCTCATCGAAGAGCGGGTCGTATTCCGTATCCGGTGCGGTGGCCGCGCCCGCGGGAGCCGCCGATGGAACAGTGGACGGTTCACACGCTGCACGTTTCGGAGCACTGAACGTACCGGCGACGATGATCATCGTGAGCAGTATCAGTCGCCCGAATGGAGTTTTTCTCGCGATCACTCCCAAAGCTTAGGGGTTGTTCGGGAGTGAATCCATAGGCAGCAGAACCGGCCAAGCTGTCGGCGGCATGCTAGGGTTCGACCGTGCAAGCGGAACAGGGCAGATTTCAAAGGGGTCTTTTGGCGTGGGCTGACGGGGTCACGCGTCACGCGCGGAGCATCGTTTGGGGCAATCTGGCTTTGAGCCTGATTCTTGCGGCCTATGCGGCCATGAACCTGGGGGTGAATGCGGACAATATGCGCCTGCTGGATCCGGATTTACCCTTCCAGCAAGCCGCAGCCGGTTTTCAGGAGAATTTCAGTTCCCTCGATGATTCTCTCCTGATCGTGATCGACGCTCGCTCGGGCACGCAGGCGCAGGAGAGCGCCGATCTCCTAGCGGCCGCACTCGCCGAGCAGACGGACCTCTTCACGGGCGTCTTCGAACCGGGTTCCGGAGGTTTTTTCGAGCGCCACGGGCTGCTCTATCGATCACCCGACGACCTCGAGGCTTTCGCGGACCAGATGGCCGCCTACCAGCCAATACTTGCAGAACTCTCGCGTGATCCCAGCCTGATGAATCTGACCTCCATGCTCGA includes the following:
- a CDS encoding VacJ family lipoprotein — translated: MIARKTPFGRLILLTMIIVAGTFSAPKRAACEPSTVPSAAPAGAATAPDTEYDPLFDEDWPEDATSSQDVPDPWESVNRRTHQLNKGMDTWFLRPVTNVYGQSLPKQAKLSVMNFFENLGEPATFVNDLLQREWDDAAITFSRFLVNTTIGVAGLFDPARVIFDMDGHNSDFGQTMALAGVPSGPYVVLPLMGPNNLRDSTGLIVDLFLRPTFWLLGPTEYIVYTTFQGTGHGIALRERHARNMSALEESSIDYYTSLRNAYGQDRESAIWSRREDHR
- a CDS encoding ABC transporter substrate-binding protein, with protein sequence MPVAQSCLKPLLFSRPVALDPGPMLRARDLLGKIALSSCALCLSGLLLALPAGAEDSIAADVASPATAPAVQPAAQPAAKPAAGSAGDMAVAPPAGSRVVVVEAFNTDLLDLLRNSDSLDQKGRSAALQPSLQENFDLGFMAQKVLGRGWKQLTPEQQAIWRESFAGLMTENYAGRFVGWSEQSFTTVEESEAGHGTFLVRTILHVPGDDDVALDYRLRETPEGWRVIDVFLNGTVSELALRRAEYSGVLKRDGFDALIAAVDGKRDELAASAP